A single window of Rana temporaria chromosome 1, aRanTem1.1, whole genome shotgun sequence DNA harbors:
- the LOC120924540 gene encoding uncharacterized protein LOC120924540 — translation MVRMKPGAPFPRKPQYPLKPSVSAAITRQIEALLQNGALIPCTSPCNTPLFPVKKKTPKGEPVKYRMVQDLRAVNEATILETPIVPNPHTLLAGIPPTAKYFTVVDLANAYFSVPLDPRCQFLFSFIHERKSYTWTVMPQGAQNSPSQFSKAMKFILDTWIKLHPDVVLLEYVDDLLLCADTQNEAATHSEDLLCYLAEQGCKASKQKIQWCKQTVVFLGHCISQGVRHLTQERIAVIKAIPVPVGHKSLHAFLGLISYCRSWIPEASLLMQPLYDALKTDPFTLPPEALTNFEILKQILSSAPALGIPDYEKSFKLFVSEREGHATGVLAQSCDNRLRPIGYYSCRLDPVARGAPSCLRAVFAAQALLDKTADLVLGHFLILLAPHDISAVLNQVQPKHMSAARHLRLQCTLLLPDNISLLRCNTLNPSTLLPLFEGGNDPYDISHDCLEIMKMETTHLPTVSRVPLDDPDLTIYVDGSRYADHEGRYHTGYAVTTRDTILHASALPPSKSAQEAELQALIMACKLAEGKKANIYTDSRYALGVACDYGVLWKNRGFLTAVGTPIKHSAAVRDLIDALLLPTQVAVLKVKAHGRLNTQEAQGNHLADTAAKHAAKGVREVVRRVDVQNIPAQETVQATMILQNPPVDWARLKEMQEAASEEEKGTWTKKGAILKDGLMEVNKRPCLPRSMFPAVVQWAQGASHLSKTLMNALINKYYLAPGITPLTNNFCKSCVICAKCNPGRTEKTPMKHLAKAQYPFQRIQIDHIQMPKSGRYEYALVIVDMFSSWPEAFPVTNMTAKTTAKKLLTEIVCRYGVPEVIESDQGPAFTASLTKEIWTALGVTLAFHTPYHPQSSGKVERLNGTIKSRMLKMSQETGMSWPDSLPIALFSVRYTPKESHGLSPYEILFGSAPRLGCYYPQQLQLQSDVLTDYVTALSRELTRIHAKVFSSIPDPELDTGTH, via the coding sequence ATGGTCAGAATGAAGCCTGGTGCCCCTTTCCCCAGAAAACCCCAATACCCCCTCAAGCCCTCCGTGTCAGCAGCAATCACTCGCCAGATAGAGGCCCTCCTCCAGAATGGGGCTCTTATACCCTGCACAAGCCCCTGCAACACCCCACTCTTCCCAGTCAAGAAGAAAACCCCAAAAGGAGAacctgtgaaatatcgcatggtgCAGGACCTGCGAGCAGTGAATGAAGCCACCATACTGGAGACACCCATCGTACCCAAcccacacaccttgctggcaggaataccACCCACGGCCAAGTACTTTACTGTGGTGGACCTAGCGAACGCCTACTTCAGTGTCCCCCTAGACCCGCGTTGTCAATTCTTATTCAGTTTCATCCACGAAAGGAAAAGCTACACCTGGACTGTAATGCCGCAAGGTGCCCAGAACTCCCCGTCCCAATTCTCCAAGGCAATGAAATTCATTCTGGACACGTGGATCAAACTCCACCCAGACGTTGTGCTTCTCGAATATGTGGATGACCTCTTGCTTTGCGCAGATACCCAAAATGAGGCTGCCACCCACTCTGAAGACCTTCTTTGTTACCTGGCTGAACAAGGCTGTAAAGCATCAAAACAGAAGATCCAGTGGTGCAAGCAAACAGTGGTCTTCCTTGGACATTGTATCTCACAAGGCGTAAGACATCTTACTCAAGAACGAATAGCTGTGATCAAAGCAATTCCGGTGCCAGTTGGCCACAAGTCTCTCCATGCTTTTCTGGGCCTAATATCTTATTGTCGTTCATGGATTCCAGAAGCATCTCTGCTAATGCAACCACTCTATGATGCTCTAAAGACTGATCCTTTCACTCTGCCACCAGAGGCCCTTACAAACTTTGAAATTCTGAAACAGATCCTGTCGTCGGCCCCTGCCCTTGGCATACCAGACTATGAAAAGAGCTTCAAGCTATTTGTCTCAGAGAGAGAAGGACACGCCACAGGAGTACTGGCCCAATCTTGTGACAACAGACTTAGACCTATCGGGTACTATTCCTGTCGATTGGATCCAGTAGCTAGGGGGGCACCCTCCTGCCTCAGAGCTGTTTTCGCAGCCCAAGCCCTTCTGGACAAAACTGCAGATCTTGTGctgggccacttcctcatccttctAGCTCCGCATGACATATCAGCCGTGCTAAACCAAGTACAACCAAAACATATGTCAGCAGCAAGACATCTCAGACTACAATGCACTTTGCTCCTCCCGGACAATATATCCCTCCTCAGATGTAACACCCTCAACCCGTCCACTCTGCTCCCGCTTTTCGAGGGGGGAAACGACCCTTACGATATCTCTCACGACTGTCTTGAAATCATGAAGATGGAAACTACACACCTGCCAACAGTTAGCAGAGTGCCTCTGGACGACCCTGACCTGACTATCTATGTTGATGGATCAAGATATGCAGATCATGAAGGGAGGTACCACACAGGATATGCTGTCACTACCAGAGACACAATCCTCCATGCCTCTGCATTGCCCCCCTCTAAGTCCGCACAAGAAGCAGAACTTCAGGCCCTAATCATGGCATGCAAGCTGGCGGAAGGGAAGAAGGCTAACATTTATACGGACTCAAGATACGCTCTTGGAGTGGCCTGTGACTATGGTGTCCTGTGGAAGAATAGGGGTTTTCTGACAGCAGTGGGTACACCTATAAAACACAGCGCAGCAGTCAGGGACCTGATTGATGCTCTGCTACTTCCTACCCAAGTGGCAGTTCTCAAGGTAAAGGCACATGGCAGACTGAACACTCAAGAAGCACAAGGTAATCACTTGGCGGACACTGCAGCAAAACATGCCGCGAAAGGTGTGCGAGAAGTTGTACGCAGAGTGGACGTCCAAAACATTCCAGCACAAGAGACAGTACAAGCCACCATGATCTTGCAGAACCCTCCTGTGGATTGGGCACGCTTGAAGGAAATGCAAGAGGCAGCAAGTGAAGAGGAAAAAGGAACATGGACGAAGAAGGGAGCCATATTGAAGGATGGACTCATGGAAGTGAATAAGAGACCATGTTTACCACGGTCCATGTTCCCAGCTGTGGTGCAGTGGGCTCAAGGTGCTTCTCACCTGTCGAAGACCTTGATGAATGCTTTGATCAATAAATACTACCTGGCCCCAGGAATTACCCCACTTACCAACAACTTCTGTAAGTCATGCGTCATTTGTGCCAAGTGCAACCCAGGCAGAACGGAAAAGACACCCATGAAACATCTAGCTAAAGCTCAATATCCCTTTCAACGAATACAGATTGATCATATTCAGATGCCGAAGAGTGGCCGGTACGAATACGCTCTAGTAATCGTTGATATGTTCAGTTCCTGGCCCGAAGCGTTCCCTGTGACCAACATGACAGCGAAGACCACAGCCAAGAAGCTTCTAACGGAAATAGTGTGCAGATATGGTGTCCCAGAGGTCATAGAGAGTGATCAGGGGCCGGCTTTCACGGCCTCGTTAACCAAAGAAATATGGACAGCCCTAGGGGTCACACTTGCTTTCCACACCCCGTATCACCCTCAGAGCAGTGGGAAGGTAGAAAGATTGAATGGCACAATAAAATCCCGAATGTTGAAAATGTCTCAGGAGACAGGGATGAGCTGGCCAGACAGTCTACCCATCGCCCTGTTCAGTGTGAGATACACTCCTAAAGAGAGCCATGGTTTATCACCTTATGAAATACTGTTTGGTTCAGCCCCGAGATTAGGGTGTTATTATCCACAACAGTTACag